The following nucleotide sequence is from Kosmotoga arenicorallina S304.
AGGCAAAAAAATTCTTGATTATCTTCTTTCAAAGCGAAAGCTAACGATAGAAACGATTAAGAAGTTCCAAATTGGTTTTTCCCCTGATGATGAAACTTTTATCAAAGAAATTCAGTCAAAAGTGGGTGTAACGAGGGATGAGCTGATTAAAGCCGGTGTGGCTTTGAATAGAAATGGCAGTCTGATAGATCGATTTATCGGGAGGATAATGGTTCCCATCTTCAATGAATCTGGTCGCATAGTTGCCCTTGGTGGCCGTGCTACTGAAAAGGCTTTCGGTGCCAAATATATTAATTCACCTGAAACACGCTATTTCAAGAAGAAAGAAGTCCTTTTCAACCTTAACCTGGCAAAAAAGGCTATCAAAAATCTTGATTATGTTGTGATAGCCGAAGGTTATTTTGACGTAATGGCTCTTTTTGAGGCTGGCATAGAAAATGTTGTAGGTGTGCTGGGAACGGCATTAACAAGCAGGCATTTAATGACGATCAAAAACTTAACATCAAACATCCTGCTCTTTTTTGACTCTGATGAGGCCGGTTTAAAAGCGAGTATACGTTCAATTGAACTGGCTGAAAAGATGGGCTTCTCCATAGCCGTTGCAAAGTACAGCGGTGCAAAAGATCCATCAGACCTTTTCTGCTCCAAAGGAGCAAAAGCCATAAGAGAAATATTAACCAATGCTCTTCCTGCTCCTGTATTTCGCGTGGATTTCGTAAAAAGGGACATAGACATTTCCACAGGTCAGGGAAAGAAGAAGCTGGTGAACCTGATAAAAACCGCTGCGATGAACTACAAAAATGCCGGTGATTTGGCAAGCTTTAACATGCTGATACGAGCCCTGTCAGAACGCACGGGTTATTCTGAAGAAAACCTGAAAGGTTACTTCAGAGGAGAAAACCGGGAACGAATTGAATATGCTTTTGAGAAGACAAAACTAACACCCCTTGAAAGGGAATTGATGCGTGTGTATTTCTCGCAACCAGGTTTCAGAAAACGTGTTGTCAGGGCCCTTGAACTTTCTGAAGTAGGTAGCTTGAAGAAATTAATACCGCTGCTCAAGAAATCCCTCGAAATCGAAGAATTGCTAAAGATCGCGCCCCGCGAATTAGGCGAGGAATTGCTTCAATTATCTGAAGATACAATAGATATTGAGATAGCACGAAGAATTGTGGAAGATGTTGAAACACGTGTGGGTGCTTCATTGATAAGGGAACAAATAAATGAAATAGACAGAAAAATCAAAATAGCGACCGACAAAGAAATCAAAAATTCTTTGTTGATAAGAAGGCTGGAATTATCTCGCCTGTTAAGGAAAACACGTGAAGGTGGTGATAACCATGGCAGGTGAAACAAAGAAAGGCGCTTCAAAATCACCTAAAAAAGCTGGTGAAAAAGTAGAATTGACGAAAGACGAAATTCAAAAGCGCATAAAGGAATTGCTGAAGAAGGGAAAAAAGCAGAGTTACATCACATATGAAGATATAGACAATGCTTTTCCACCCGATTATGAAGGTTTCGATTCCTCACTGGTAGAAGTTATTTATGAAGAATTCGAGAAGAATAAAATAGCTATTCTCGAGAAACCGCCAGATGCTGAAGAAAGCCCGGAAGACCTTGAAGAAAGTGAAGACTTTTCGTCGCTTCTTGAACAGGAAGAGCCAGAAATGTATGACAACATTTCTCTAAAGGACCCCATAAAAATGTACCTGAAAGAGATCGGGAAAATACCTCTTCTCACCCCGAGCAAAGAAAGAGAATTGGCGCGTAGAGCCCAGAAAGGCGATCCGAAGGCCCGGGAAGAGCTCATTACCGCCAACCTCAGACTGGTGGTTTCAATCGCAAAACGCTATATAGGAAGAGGATTAACGTTTCTTGATCTTATTCAGGAAGGAAATATCGGCTTGATAAAAGCGGTCGAGAAATTTGACTGGAAAAAGGGGTATAAATTCAGCACCTATGCAACCTGGTGGATCAGGCAGGCAATAACAAGGGCCATCGCAGATCAGGCAAGGACCATAAGGGTTCCAGTACATATGGTTGAAACCATAAACAAAGTAAATAAGGTGATTAGGGAGCACCTTCAGGAACATGGTGAATATCCCAGTGTAGAGGAATTGGGGAAGCTTACCGGCAAGCCGCCTGAAAAGATAGAAGAAATCCTGGCAGCATCTAAAGAGACAGTTTCTCTCGAATCGCCTATAAGCGGTGACGAAGAATCCACAATGGGAGACTTTGTGCACGACGAATCCATCGAAAAACCCCAGGAAGCAGCTATGAAGATGCTTCTCAGGGAGCATATTGATCAGGTGCTTGATACCCTTAGTCCAAGAGAAGCCATGGTACTGAAAATGAGGTATGGCCTTTTAGATGGTAAGACCAAAACATTAGAAGAAGTTGGACAGTTCTTCAACGTTACAAGAGAAAGAATAAGACAGATAGAAGTTAAAGCTTTGCGTAAATTGAGACATCCATCAAGGAGCAAACAGCTCAAAGCGCTTGTTGGAATGCTAACTAGCTCAAAATCTGAAAAATAGCCCCTTTTTAGTTTAGAAAAGTCCTTTTAATTTTCGTATCACCAGTTGTAAAAATATTTATCGTATAATTCTAAATGAAGTAAAGGGGCGTGAGAAAATGGAACCTAAGAAAGTGGTTACTAACATAGCAACCAGTCCAAAAATTCTTTCACAAATTGATTTGATCAAACGCGCCACAAAAGGTGACAAAAACGCCAATGAAGAAGTCATAAAGCGACTTTCTTGCTATACGAATAAAGCTGCTGAAAGAAAAGAAGGGCAGCCTGGTGAATAAGGCTGCCCTTTATTTAGAAAACTTCTCCCTTATTGTTGACAGCGAGAAAAAACTCGATAGTATCACCATTACCATAAATCATGGAGAAGTTACGCTTATATATGGTCCAAGAAATTCAGGCAAATCCCTGCTGTTAAGATCCTTTATTCACTTGAATGAGGAACTTTTTGATAACGTTGAAGGTACCGGGACGATAACATTTAATGGAACGCCCCTTCAGGAATTGCCAAAAAAGGAGCTCAGGCAGAAGATATCTTATATTGACACATCCTTTTTGTACACCATTGATAATTTCAGCGTTATAGAGTTTTTCAGGTTTTTGAAAGGGAAAAATTTCAGTTTTGAGGAATTTAGTGATAAAGAGCTGGATTTGCTACAGCTTTTAGAACTTCAAAGCATCCTCCAAACAAATCCAAAGACTTCACTTAAGCAATTTCCATCTTCGCTAAAACTATCGCTGCTTATTTACTCAACATTTATCAGGGATCCTGAGGTCGTCATTATTGACAATGTTCTGGATCATCTGGACGATCAATCCTGCACATTGGTAAAAAATCTTCTTCTCGATTCAAAGGGTGAGCGAGCTCTCATAATTTCTTCGCGTTTTTTTCACAGATTTATGGACATCGCTGATTTGTTGATATACCTAAAAAATGGTAAAATTTTATATGCCGACGAACCAGAAAAATTTGTTCTGATGAGTCGCTAAACATTTATCATAATACCCGGAGGTGTGCCCTTTGGAGGTACTGACGGTCGCATTAAATCCTGCGTTAGACCGGGAAGTTGTTGTTAACAATTTCCAGATTAATGAATTGCACAGAATAAATAATCAAAAATACTCTGTCATGGAACCCGGCGGTAAAGGGATTAATGTTTCTTTAATCCTCTCCGGGCTTGGGATTCACAGTATTGCCATGGGCTTTTTGGGCGGCTTTATCGGTTCCATTGTCGAACAGAAATTGAGAATGTTGAGCGATATCGTCACAACGAATTTTGTCTTTGTTGACGAGGAAACGCGTGAAAATTTAGCGATAATCGATCCTTCTAATGACACGATTACCGAAATCAATTCCCTCGGGCCAACTATTGATGAGAAATCGATGAAACAGTTCATGAGAAGATATGAGATCTCCCTGAAACGTACTGAGTGCACTGTGTTATCGGGCAGCGTTCCGCCAGGAGTTTCGAAGGATTATTATCTTGAACTCATAAGGAAAGCAAAAAACTCTGAAAAGCTGGTTATCTGCGAATCTATCGGAGAATACTTTGAACAGGCAGTAAAAGAAGGTTTGATTACTGTCGTAAAGCCTGACCTGAGAAGTAAGAATGAATTTCTGGGGGAAACTTTGAAAACCCTTGAAGATTATGTAAGAGCCGCCGAAGAAACAGTCAAGATGGGAAGCAAAATGGCAATTCTCTCTTATGAAATTGAGGGCGATGTTGTTGCTACCTCAGATGGGGTCTGGCTATTGAAAGCAAAAGAGCACATCGAGAGATCACATCTTCTCGGAACAGGCGACAGCTTTGTGGCTGGTGTAGTGTATAAGCTGTTAAGGGGCAAAAAGGATCTACTTGAAGCTGCAAAATGGGGCATGGCCGCTGCCATAGCTGAAACAAAGTTCATTGGAAAAGAGTTTATTTCAACAGATGATGTTGAAATATGCTCAGATGCTTTTGAAGTAAGCAGACTGAGGTGATTAAATGAAAGTTGAAACTGCAATGATAAAGGATGTATCAGCTATTTTTGAAGACGAAACTGTTGAAGAATTCATCATTTCATGCATAAGAAAAAATAGATCGGGTTTCCCCGTGGTCGATGAGCATTTCAGAGTGGTCGGCTTTATAAGCGAAAGTGATATAATTAACAACGCTCTCCCAAGCTATTTTTCTTTGTTACAGAGTGCATCATTTATACCCGATACTCATCAATTTGTGAGGAAAATCGGCGAAATAAAAGATGAGCCAGTTTCAAAATTTATGGTCACGCCACCAATAGTAATTCATCCTGAGGACACAGCTATACATGCCGCTGACTTACTCATCAAAAAAAGACTTAAAGCCATACCGGTAGTAGATAGTGAACATAGACTTATAGGCATCTTTACCAGAATAAATCTTATTCATGTCGCATTAGAAGGAAAGATCAACAACCAATGAAAAAAGTATCATTCTTCACTTTTGGGTGCAAGCTGAATCAATATGAATCCCAGGGTATGGCTGAAAAGCTTCACGATGAATATAAAATAGCCTTTGACGATGATAACGCTGACATATACATCATAAATTCCTGTACTGTTACAGCCGAGGCAGAAAGGAAACTCAGGCAGCTTTATCGCAGACTCAAAAAGAAATCTCCCAAAAGCAACTTTGTCATAGTAGGCTGTTATTCAGAGGTCAACCCGGAAGAATTGAAAGAACTTGGTTTTGACCTTGTCTTAGGCGTAAAGCAAAAGGTAAACATAAGAGCTGAGCTTTCGAAGTTATTAGATGGCGAAGCCAGAGATAAAGCAGCAGAAATATTGGGACAAACATATTTCAGCGTAAGTTCCAGCCCTGAAGGAAGAACAAGAGCTTATATAGGGATTGAGGATGGCTGCTTGAATCACTGCGCCTATTGCCGTATAAGGCTTGCCCGGGGAACACGAATCGATAGTAAGCCTGTGGAGCTGATTGTAAATGAATTCACAGATCTCCTGAGAGCTGGTTTTAAAGAAATAGTGTTAACGGGCATTAATATCGGCTTCTACGGCTTTGGAAGTTCCACAAAGCTGGTAGAATTGTTAAAAAGGTTGCTTGCATTTGAGGGCAATTGGCGCATCAGGCTCAGTTCCCTTGACCCCAGATTGATTGACCAGGAACTTATCCAGTTGATAACAGAAAATCCGGAGAAAATTGCCCAGCACGTTCATTTATCACTTCAGAGCGGTTCTGATAGAGTGCTGAAATTGATGAAACGAAATTATACCAAAAATAAATATAGATCCATAGTAAACGATTTCCGGCGGAATAACCCACGGTTTTCTTTCACCACAGATATCATTGTGGGATTTCCCGGTGAAACTAGAGAAGATTTTTTGGAAACTCTGGATTTTGTAAGAGAACTGGAGTTTTTGAAGATACATGTTTTTAGGTTTTCTCCCAGACCCGGAACAGAAGCGGCAAAGATGGTTGATCAGGTTCCCGGAAACATTAAGAAAGAACGCGCTTTGATCTTAAAAGAGATAGCCGAAAGAAGCTCATTAAGTTATCTCAAGAAACAACTTGGCCGCGAAAGTTTAGTTCTTATTGAAAGAAGTGATGGAAAATACAGCTTTGGTTATGATGAATATTTCATACAGCACAAGGTACCCGGCTCTTTACCAAAGGAGTTCATTAGAGTAAGGACATCAGAAATCTTTGAATCGGGGGCATTTTCCAGTGCAGAATTTCATTGTAAATCAATGGTTACCTGACGAGGATTCTTCTATCAATATTAAGTCCGACTGGTTCGTAAAAGGTCTTTTCCTTTACGAGGTTGTCAGGACCTACAATAGGCTCCCCTTTGCTTTGAAAAAGCACTATGACAGGCTTTTGCGTTGTGCTGAATACATGGGAGTTGAAAAAGCCCTTCCAGGCTTTGACAGGCTGGCTTCACTTGTTATGGAAGGAATTGAAATGAACAGGACTAATAGCGAACTTAGGATAAGGATTGTGCTTGCCGGGCAGAATCTTTTGCTCCTCTATGAAGAGCTTCCTGTAATATCAAAGGATATTTATGAACTGGGAGTTAAAGTGGGAATATCTCCCTTTCAAAGACCGTCAGAAAACATAATTCCGGGGAAATTGAAACTAATTGGAGCTCCCTGGAGCTTTCTCTCAAAAACCAGGCTGGGCGAATGTTATGACCTGCTTCTTTTAAATGAAAAGGGCGAGCTCTGCGAAGGTTCCTTTACGAATGTATTCCTGGTAAAAGAAGAAACCTTGATTACCCCGTACGAGGCCTCAGGAATTCTACCGGGAATAACCCGCGAAAATGTACTAAATCTTGCTTCTGCATTGGAAATGAAGGTTGAAATCAGAAAAGTGATGGCCTGGGAAGCTTTTGTCGCTGATGAAATCTTTCTAACGCATACAAGCGCTGGCATTGTTCCCGTAAGGCGATTGGAGAGCAAGGTCTTAATTGAGGAATTTCCAGATGGTTATACAAGAATTCTCATGGATAACTTCGAAGGTTATGTTATGACCCGAGAGGACAACTGGAAGGGGATAAAGCTTTGAAGAAAAACTACAAGCCTTTATCAGATATTTTTGATGAGCTTTCGAGAACCAATCCTCTTCTGAGAAAAATAAGGATCCTGAGGCTTAAAAACGAGTGGGCAAATATAGTAGGCCCCATCGTTTCTCAACACTCCAGAATTGTTGATTATTCTGATGGGACGCTTATTGTTGGTGCTGACGATGGCTTATGGATTCATGAGCTTTCAATAAAGAAAACCGCAATATTGAGCAGGTTGAATAAACATCTTGGCACTAAATTAATTAACCGCATAAAATTCATATCAAAGAAATAGTTGGAGGTGTACGAATGCCTGAAAAAGGTTACAATGCTGAAAGTATAAAAATACTCAAAGGTCTTGACCCCGTAAGAAAAAGACCCGGTATGTATATAGGTTCAACGGGAAAGGCTGGACTTCATCACCTTGTGTATGAAGTCGTTGATAACAGTATCGATGAAGTTGTAGCAGGATTTTGTGATCAGATAGAAGTTACTATCTTTGAAGATGGTACTGTGAGAGTAATGGACAACGGTAGAGGAATACCCGTTGATGTTCACCCTGATACAGGCACCAGTGCACTTGAAGTGGTAATGACAACCCTTCACGCTGGTGGCAAATTTTCGAAAGACAGCTATAAAATCAGCGGTGGTTTGCATGGTGTCGGTGTTTCCGTTGTAAATGCGCTTTCTGAATGGCTTGAAGTGAAAGTTCATAGGGAAGGCGAAATCTATCGCCAACGTTATGAAAGAGGTATTCCTGTAACACCTGTTGAGATAATAGGTAAAACAGATAAAAGGGGAACAGAAACCTGGTTTAAGCCTGACAAGCTTGTCTTC
It contains:
- the dnaG gene encoding DNA primase translates to MFNREFVEEVKRKVDIVALIERYVSLQKSGNYMRGLCPFHSDSDPSFYVSPSKGYFHCFGCGESGDAISFIQKIENLSFTEAVVKAAEFANLSIPDNFKVSTAYDVYTATLSKVAKIYHQILFKDEGKKILDYLLSKRKLTIETIKKFQIGFSPDDETFIKEIQSKVGVTRDELIKAGVALNRNGSLIDRFIGRIMVPIFNESGRIVALGGRATEKAFGAKYINSPETRYFKKKEVLFNLNLAKKAIKNLDYVVIAEGYFDVMALFEAGIENVVGVLGTALTSRHLMTIKNLTSNILLFFDSDEAGLKASIRSIELAEKMGFSIAVAKYSGAKDPSDLFCSKGAKAIREILTNALPAPVFRVDFVKRDIDISTGQGKKKLVNLIKTAAMNYKNAGDLASFNMLIRALSERTGYSEENLKGYFRGENRERIEYAFEKTKLTPLERELMRVYFSQPGFRKRVVRALELSEVGSLKKLIPLLKKSLEIEELLKIAPRELGEELLQLSEDTIDIEIARRIVEDVETRVGASLIREQINEIDRKIKIATDKEIKNSLLIRRLELSRLLRKTREGGDNHGR
- the rpoD gene encoding RNA polymerase sigma factor RpoD, encoding MAGETKKGASKSPKKAGEKVELTKDEIQKRIKELLKKGKKQSYITYEDIDNAFPPDYEGFDSSLVEVIYEEFEKNKIAILEKPPDAEESPEDLEESEDFSSLLEQEEPEMYDNISLKDPIKMYLKEIGKIPLLTPSKERELARRAQKGDPKAREELITANLRLVVSIAKRYIGRGLTFLDLIQEGNIGLIKAVEKFDWKKGYKFSTYATWWIRQAITRAIADQARTIRVPVHMVETINKVNKVIREHLQEHGEYPSVEELGKLTGKPPEKIEEILAASKETVSLESPISGDEESTMGDFVHDESIEKPQEAAMKMLLREHIDQVLDTLSPREAMVLKMRYGLLDGKTKTLEEVGQFFNVTRERIRQIEVKALRKLRHPSRSKQLKALVGMLTSSKSEK
- a CDS encoding ATP-binding cassette domain-containing protein, with the translated sequence MNKAALYLENFSLIVDSEKKLDSITITINHGEVTLIYGPRNSGKSLLLRSFIHLNEELFDNVEGTGTITFNGTPLQELPKKELRQKISYIDTSFLYTIDNFSVIEFFRFLKGKNFSFEEFSDKELDLLQLLELQSILQTNPKTSLKQFPSSLKLSLLIYSTFIRDPEVVIIDNVLDHLDDQSCTLVKNLLLDSKGERALIISSRFFHRFMDIADLLIYLKNGKILYADEPEKFVLMSR
- a CDS encoding 1-phosphofructokinase family hexose kinase, which codes for MCPLEVLTVALNPALDREVVVNNFQINELHRINNQKYSVMEPGGKGINVSLILSGLGIHSIAMGFLGGFIGSIVEQKLRMLSDIVTTNFVFVDEETRENLAIIDPSNDTITEINSLGPTIDEKSMKQFMRRYEISLKRTECTVLSGSVPPGVSKDYYLELIRKAKNSEKLVICESIGEYFEQAVKEGLITVVKPDLRSKNEFLGETLKTLEDYVRAAEETVKMGSKMAILSYEIEGDVVATSDGVWLLKAKEHIERSHLLGTGDSFVAGVVYKLLRGKKDLLEAAKWGMAAAIAETKFIGKEFISTDDVEICSDAFEVSRLR
- a CDS encoding CBS domain-containing protein, encoding MKVETAMIKDVSAIFEDETVEEFIISCIRKNRSGFPVVDEHFRVVGFISESDIINNALPSYFSLLQSASFIPDTHQFVRKIGEIKDEPVSKFMVTPPIVIHPEDTAIHAADLLIKKRLKAIPVVDSEHRLIGIFTRINLIHVALEGKINNQ
- the mtaB gene encoding tRNA (N(6)-L-threonylcarbamoyladenosine(37)-C(2))-methylthiotransferase MtaB, with the protein product MKKVSFFTFGCKLNQYESQGMAEKLHDEYKIAFDDDNADIYIINSCTVTAEAERKLRQLYRRLKKKSPKSNFVIVGCYSEVNPEELKELGFDLVLGVKQKVNIRAELSKLLDGEARDKAAEILGQTYFSVSSSPEGRTRAYIGIEDGCLNHCAYCRIRLARGTRIDSKPVELIVNEFTDLLRAGFKEIVLTGINIGFYGFGSSTKLVELLKRLLAFEGNWRIRLSSLDPRLIDQELIQLITENPEKIAQHVHLSLQSGSDRVLKLMKRNYTKNKYRSIVNDFRRNNPRFSFTTDIIVGFPGETREDFLETLDFVRELEFLKIHVFRFSPRPGTEAAKMVDQVPGNIKKERALILKEIAERSSLSYLKKQLGRESLVLIERSDGKYSFGYDEYFIQHKVPGSLPKEFIRVRTSEIFESGAFSSAEFHCKSMVT
- a CDS encoding aminotransferase class IV; this translates as MQNFIVNQWLPDEDSSINIKSDWFVKGLFLYEVVRTYNRLPFALKKHYDRLLRCAEYMGVEKALPGFDRLASLVMEGIEMNRTNSELRIRIVLAGQNLLLLYEELPVISKDIYELGVKVGISPFQRPSENIIPGKLKLIGAPWSFLSKTRLGECYDLLLLNEKGELCEGSFTNVFLVKEETLITPYEASGILPGITRENVLNLASALEMKVEIRKVMAWEAFVADEIFLTHTSAGIVPVRRLESKVLIEEFPDGYTRILMDNFEGYVMTREDNWKGIKL
- a CDS encoding DUF721 domain-containing protein — protein: MKKNYKPLSDIFDELSRTNPLLRKIRILRLKNEWANIVGPIVSQHSRIVDYSDGTLIVGADDGLWIHELSIKKTAILSRLNKHLGTKLINRIKFISKK